The following is a genomic window from Bosea sp. RAC05.
ACTGGACCCTGTCCGTCCTGTTCGACGCCATGGGTGCGATGTCGACCGACTACAACGAGACGGCGGCGCGCGCCTCGCGCGCCTATGACGTCAACCGCGACGGCTTCGTCATCGCGGGCGGTGCCGGCGTCGTCGTGCTGGAAGAGCTCGAGCACGCCAAGGCGCGCGGCGCGAAGATCTATGGCGAGATCGTCGGCTATGGCGCGACCTCGGACGGCTACGACATGGTCGCGCCGTCGGGCGAGGGCGCCGTGCGCTGCATGCGGATGGCGCTGCAGGGCGTCAACGCCAAGGTCGACTACATCAACCCTCATGGCACCTCGACGCCTGTCGGCGACGCCAAGGAGATCGAGGCGATCCGCGAGGTCTTCGGTGCCGGCGAGAAGAGCCCGCCGATCTCCGCGACCAAGTCGCTCACCGGCCACTCGCTCGGCGCCACCGGCGTGCAGGAGGCGATCTATTCGCTGCTGATGCTCAACAACGACTTCATCTGCGAGAGCGCCCATATCGACGAGCTCGATCCAGCCTTCGCCGACATGCCGATCGTGCGCAAGCGCATCGACAATGCGGGCCTCGGCTGCGTGCTCTCGAATTCCTTCGGCTTCGGCGGCACCAACGCCACCATCGTGATGAAGAAGCTCGAAGCCTGAGGGAACCGACCATGCTCTTCATGGTGATCGAGCATTTCGACCAGGCGCGGGTGAAGGAGATCTACGCCCGCTTCCATGAGAAGGGCCGGATGATCCCGGACGGCCTGACCTATGTCGACAGCTGGATCTCCGCCGACTTCGCGCGCTGTTTCCAGGTGATGCAGTGCGACGACGTCACCAAGCTGCAGGAATGGGTGCTGGCCTGGGGTGATCTCGCGCGCTTCGAGATCGTGCCGCTGGCCTCGTCGAAAGACACGGCGGCCGCGGTGAAGAAGCATTTATGATGTCGTTGCCGACGCGACAGGGAACGTCGCTGTTCGGGATCTGTGGTCTCCACAGGCCGCCTTCACGTTCTCCACGCTGACCTCCGGGATTTCCTCATGCTCCCCCTGATGCACAACAAGCGCGGCCTCGTCATGGGCGTCGCCAACCAGAACTCGATCGCCTGGGGCATCGCGCGCACCCTGCACGCCCATGGCGCGCAGATGGCGTTCACCTATCAGGGCGAGGCGCTCGGCAAGCGGGTGAAGCCGCTGGCCGAGAGCGTCGGCTCGACGCTCGTCCTGCCCTGCGACGTCGAGGACATCGCCACGGTGGACGCGACCTTCGCCGCGCTGGACGAGGCCTGGGGCGGCGACCCCGAGCGCAACACGCTCGACTTTATCGTCCATGCCATCGGCTTCTCCGACAAGAACGAGCTCAAGGGGCTCTATGCCGACACCAGCCGCGAGAACTTCTCGCGCACCATGGTGATCTCGTGCTTCTCCTTCACGGAGGTCGCCAAGCGCGCCGCCGAGCGTATGCCGAAGGGCGGCAGCATGATCACGCTGACCTATGGCGGCTCCACCCGCATCATGCCGAACTACAACGTGATGGGCGTGGCCAAGGCGGCTCTGGAAGCCAGCGTGCGCTATCTCGCCGGCGACTACGGCCCGCGCGGCATCCGCGTCAACGCGCTCTCGCCCGGGCCGGTGCGGACGCTCGCCGGTGCCGGTATCTCCGATGCGCGCGCGATGTATTCCTGGCAGCGGGCGAACTCGCCGCTGCGCAAGTCCGTCTCGCTCGAGGAGATCGGCGGCTCGGCCCTCTACTATCTCTCCGACCTGTCAGGCGGTGTGACCGGCGACATCCACCATGTCGATGCCGGCTACCACATCACCTCGATGCCGGTGCTGGACGGCCTGCGCGCGGCCGATCAGGGCGAATAGGGAACCCTGCGCCGCCCCTCCGGGTTTGTCCTCCACGGCAGCAGGAGGACATCCAATGGTGACGGTCAGGTATGACATCGTCGAGCATGACGGCGGCTGGGCCTACAAGGTCCAGGACGCGCTCTCGGAGACCTATCCGTCGCACGAGGCGGCCCTGAAGGCGGCCAGCGATGCGGCCGCGCGCCAGACCCTCGCGGGAACGACCGACGGCATCGTCTACCAGGACGAGCAGGGCCGCTGGCACGAGGAACTGGCCGACGGGCGCGACCGCCCGGCGACGCGCGTCGTGGACGAGTCCTCGGCTTGACGCCGCTGCGGCGCCTCAGCGGGCGGTGAAGAAGGTCAGCAGGACCTTGTCGTTCTCGCCGAGCAGGCAGAGGAAGCGCCGCGGCTTGTCCGAGCGGTCGGTCCGCAGATAGGCCTCCGCGATGATGATCCGCGTCACGGGCGTATCTTCCACCTTCGTCTCCGAGACGGCGATCGTCGCGCCGTCCTCGTCGACATAGATGTCCTTGATCTCGGGCTCGCGGGCCGAGAGCGTGCTCAGCGCGGCGTTCTTGCACAGCGCGACCGACGGCGAGGCCGGCTTTTCGGCCTGAGCGCCCGAAGTCGGTCCCGCGGTCTGGGCCAAGGCGCCAGAGGCGATCAGGGCAAAGGCGAGCAGGGCGGTCGGGACGAAGCGGATCATGTCGAACCTCTCGGGAATGGATGCTGTCCAACGCCCGAGAGGTCGATTGGTTCGCGCTCAGCCGCGCAGCGCCTCGGCGATCGTCGTCGCGAAGGGTGTCGTCGGGCGGCCGATCAGACGCGAGAGCACCCGGCTCTCGTCGTTCAGCGCACCCTTGGCGGCAGCCGCGTCGGAATCCGCGAGCAGGGAGGCGAGCCCCTCGGGCAGGCCCGCGCCGAGGAGCGCCCCGCGATAATCGGCCTCGGGCATGTCCACATACGGGACCGTCTTCCCGGCCTGGCGCGACAGCTCGGCGGCGAACTCGGCCAGGGAATAGGACGCGTCGCCGGCCAGCTCATGCACGACGCGCGGCGCCTGATCGCCGATCAGCGCAACCGCAGCGGCCTCGGCATAGTCGGCCCGCGCTGCGCTCGCGATGCGGCCGTCACCGGCGCTGCCGATCAGGGCGCCGTGGGCAAGCGCGGGCGGGATCGAGGCGGCATAGTTCTCCGTGTACCAGCCATTGCGCAGCAGGCTGTGGGGCAGGCCGCTCTCGGCCAGCGCGCTCTCGGTCTGGCGGTGCTCTTCGGCGAGGCCGAGCGGCGAGATGTCGGCGCGCAGCACGCTCGTATAGGCGATGCGCGCGACACCGGCCTGCCTGGCGGCCGCAATCGCATTGCGGTGCTGGGCCAGGCGCTGGCCGATCGCGTTGGACGAGATCAGCAGCAGCCGCTCGACGCCGGCGAACGCCGCTTCGAGCGAAGCCGGCTGGTCATAGTCGCCCGCGCGGATGACGACGCCCGCGGGAAACAGCCCGGCGGCCCGGGCGGGGTCGCGGACGATGGCCACGACGGCGGCGGCGCCGACGCGCGCCGCGAGGGCGGCGACCGCGAGGCGGCCGAGCTGGCCGCTGGCGCCGGTCACGGCATACAGAGGATGGGACATGGAACTCTCCGGTCTCTTGTGGTAACTCAGTCTCAGATAGAGACTGAATGGCGACGCCGGAAGACGGCACTTTTGCGTCACCAGGTTACTATGGAGGAACCCTATGGACGCTTGTGTGGCGCTGGGCGCCAAGTTCGAACGCTGGCAGACGCTCCGGCTCGATCCGGACGGTTGCCCGGTCCGCGGGCTGCTGGACCAGATCGGCGACCGCTGGTCGACCCTGCTGATCTGCGCGCTCGCCGTCGGCCCCCGGCGGTTCAGCGCGCTGCACCGGCTGATCCCCGACATCTCTAAGCGGATGCTGACGCAGACCCTGCGGACCCTGGAGGCCGATGGCCTCGTCCATCGCGACGTCCAGCCGACCGTCCCGCCCAGCGTCACCTATTCGCTGACGCCGCTCGGGCGCAGCTTCGCCGGCCCGCTGCTCGGCCTGGTCGAATGGGCGGAGACGCATTTCCCGGCGGTGTTGCAGACGCGGGCGGAAACGAAAAGGGCCGCCTGAGGGGCGGCCCGTGATCGCGTCGTCGACGTCAGGAAGGCGCGCTCAGAGGCCGAGCTTCTTCTTGCGCTGGCCGAGCGTGCGCAGGCGCAGCGCGTTCAGCTTGATGAAGCCGGCCGCGTCGCGGTGGTCATAGGCGACGGCGCCTTCCTCGAAGGTCACGAGGTCCTGGTCGTAGAGCGAGTAGGGGCTGGAGCGGCCGATGACATGCACGCCGCCCTTGTAGAGCTTGAGGCGGACCTGGCCGGTGACGAACTCCTGGCTCTTGTCGATCAGCGCCTGCAGCATCTCGCGCTCCGGCGAGAACCAGAAGCCGTTATAGATCAGCTCCGCATATTGCGGCATGATCTGGTCCTTGAGATGGGCGGCGCCGCGGTCGAGCGTGATCGACTCGATCGCGCGGTGCGCGACGGCCAGGATCGTGCCGCCGGGCGTCTCGTACATGCCGCGCGACTTCATGCCGACGAAGCGGTTCTCGACGAGATCGAGCCGGCCGATGCCGTTGTCGCGGCCGAACTCGTTGAGCTTCGCCAGCAGCGTCGCCGGCGACATCTTCACGCCGTCGATCGCGCAGGCGTCGCCGGTTTCGAAGTCGATGCTGATCACGGTCGGCTTGTCGGGCGCGTCCTCGGGCGAGATCGTGCGCGAATAGACGTAGTCGGGAACCTCCTGCGCCGGGTCCTCGAGCACCTTGCCCTCGGAGGAGGCGTGCAGCAGGTTGGCGTCGACGGAGAAGGGCGCCTCGCCGCGCTTGTCCTTGGCGATCGGGATCTGGTGCTGCTCGGCGAAGGCGATGAGCTGCTCGCGCGAACGCAGATCCCATTCGCGCCAGGGTGCGATCACCATGACGTCGGGCTTCAGGGCGTAGGCGGTCAGCTCGAAGCGGACCTGGTCGTTGCCCTTGCCGGTTGCGCCATGCGAGACGGCGTCGGCGCCGAGCCTCTCGGCGATCTCGATCAGCTTCTTGGCGATCAGCGGCCGCGCGATCGAGGTGCCGAGCAGGTAGACGCCCTCATAGGCCGCGTTGGCGCGGAACATCGGGAAGACGTAGTCGCGGACGAACTCCTCGCGGAGATCCTCGATGAAGATGTTTTCCGGCTTGATGCCGAGCAGCAGCGCCTTGTCGCGCGCCGGCCCGAGTTCCTCGCCCTGGCCGAGGTCGGCGGTGAAGGTGATGACCTCGCAGCCATAGGTGGTCTGCAGCCACTTCAGGATGATCGAGGTGTCCAAGCCCCCGGAATAGGCGAGCACGACCTTCTTCACACTTTTCTCGATCATCTGGGCATCATCCTGCTGTTGCGGCATGGCGGTCGCGAAAGGCCGCTTTTCGAACGCAATGGCGCACTATCCCAGCACCGGGGGCGACGCAATCGGAACCTTTTGATCGATCGCGCGTCCCCGCCTGATGGATGGGTGTTGATGACCCCGGCAGATGACGCTTGGACATCGCACCGCGTCTTGCAGTCGCGCGGCGGGAGGCTCACGTTCCTGATGCGCGACGCCACACCGACCCGCCTGCCCCGGAGGCCGAATGCCGAACCGTCCTGTTCTGGACTTCTGGTATGAGTTCGCATCCCCCTATTCCTTTCTGACCGCGCTGAGGATCGAGCCTCTGGCGGAGGCCGCGGGCGTCAGCATCCGCTGGCGGCCCTTTCTGCTCGGCCCGATCTTCGCCGCCCAGGGCTGGTCGACCTCGCCCTTCACGCTCTTTCCCAGCAAGGGGCGCTACATGTGGCGTGACGTCGAGCGCCGCGCCGGGCGCGAGGGCCTTGCGCTGGTCCGGCCCGAGACCTTTCCGCAGAACTCCCTGATCGCCGCAAGGCTGGCGCTGGCGGGTCGCGAGGCCGGCTGGCTGCCGGCCTTCTCGAAGGCGCTGTTCCGCGCCGGCTTCGGCGAAGGCCGCAACATCGCGGAGGAGGCGGTTCTGAACGCCGCCCTCAAGGAGGCCGGGGCCGATCCGGGCGTCGCCTTTCCCGCCTCGCGCGGCGAGGACGTGAAGGGCCGCCTGCGCGCGGAGATCGAATACGCCAAGTCGATCGGCATCTTCGGCGCGCCGACCTTCGTCACCGAGGACGGCGAACTGTTCTGGGGCGACGACCGGCTGGAAGAAGCGCTGGACTGGGCCAGGCACGGCCGCTGAGTTA
Proteins encoded in this region:
- a CDS encoding DUF2188 domain-containing protein, which encodes MVTVRYDIVEHDGGWAYKVQDALSETYPSHEAALKAASDAAARQTLAGTTDGIVYQDEQGRWHEELADGRDRPATRVVDESSA
- a CDS encoding winged helix-turn-helix transcriptional regulator, with translation MDACVALGAKFERWQTLRLDPDGCPVRGLLDQIGDRWSTLLICALAVGPRRFSALHRLIPDISKRMLTQTLRTLEADGLVHRDVQPTVPPSVTYSLTPLGRSFAGPLLGLVEWAETHFPAVLQTRAETKRAA
- a CDS encoding 2-hydroxychromene-2-carboxylate isomerase, whose amino-acid sequence is MPNRPVLDFWYEFASPYSFLTALRIEPLAEAAGVSIRWRPFLLGPIFAAQGWSTSPFTLFPSKGRYMWRDVERRAGREGLALVRPETFPQNSLIAARLALAGREAGWLPAFSKALFRAGFGEGRNIAEEAVLNAALKEAGADPGVAFPASRGEDVKGRLRAEIEYAKSIGIFGAPTFVTEDGELFWGDDRLEEALDWARHGR
- a CDS encoding NAD(P)H-binding protein; translated protein: MSHPLYAVTGASGQLGRLAVAALAARVGAAAVVAIVRDPARAAGLFPAGVVIRAGDYDQPASLEAAFAGVERLLLISSNAIGQRLAQHRNAIAAARQAGVARIAYTSVLRADISPLGLAEEHRQTESALAESGLPHSLLRNGWYTENYAASIPPALAHGALIGSAGDGRIASAARADYAEAAAVALIGDQAPRVVHELAGDASYSLAEFAAELSRQAGKTVPYVDMPEADYRGALLGAGLPEGLASLLADSDAAAAKGALNDESRVLSRLIGRPTTPFATTIAEALRG
- the fabI gene encoding enoyl-ACP reductase FabI, with product MLPLMHNKRGLVMGVANQNSIAWGIARTLHAHGAQMAFTYQGEALGKRVKPLAESVGSTLVLPCDVEDIATVDATFAALDEAWGGDPERNTLDFIVHAIGFSDKNELKGLYADTSRENFSRTMVISCFSFTEVAKRAAERMPKGGSMITLTYGGSTRIMPNYNVMGVAKAALEASVRYLAGDYGPRGIRVNALSPGPVRTLAGAGISDARAMYSWQRANSPLRKSVSLEEIGGSALYYLSDLSGGVTGDIHHVDAGYHITSMPVLDGLRAADQGE
- a CDS encoding argininosuccinate synthase produces the protein MIEKSVKKVVLAYSGGLDTSIILKWLQTTYGCEVITFTADLGQGEELGPARDKALLLGIKPENIFIEDLREEFVRDYVFPMFRANAAYEGVYLLGTSIARPLIAKKLIEIAERLGADAVSHGATGKGNDQVRFELTAYALKPDVMVIAPWREWDLRSREQLIAFAEQHQIPIAKDKRGEAPFSVDANLLHASSEGKVLEDPAQEVPDYVYSRTISPEDAPDKPTVISIDFETGDACAIDGVKMSPATLLAKLNEFGRDNGIGRLDLVENRFVGMKSRGMYETPGGTILAVAHRAIESITLDRGAAHLKDQIMPQYAELIYNGFWFSPEREMLQALIDKSQEFVTGQVRLKLYKGGVHVIGRSSPYSLYDQDLVTFEEGAVAYDHRDAAGFIKLNALRLRTLGQRKKKLGL
- the fabB gene encoding beta-ketoacyl-ACP synthase I; this translates as MRRVVVTGMGIVSSIGNNTQEVLSSLHEAKSGISFMPVFAEHGFRSRVAGVPTLDPSTVLDRRAMRFHGGGSAWNQVAMEQAIADAGLEEKEISHERTGIVMGSGGPSTRALIDAYDKARESGSSKKVGPFAVPKGMSSTASATLATWFKIKGVNYSISSACATSNHCIGNAYELIQWGKQDVIFAGGCEELDWTLSVLFDAMGAMSTDYNETAARASRAYDVNRDGFVIAGGAGVVVLEELEHAKARGAKIYGEIVGYGATSDGYDMVAPSGEGAVRCMRMALQGVNAKVDYINPHGTSTPVGDAKEIEAIREVFGAGEKSPPISATKSLTGHSLGATGVQEAIYSLLMLNNDFICESAHIDELDPAFADMPIVRKRIDNAGLGCVLSNSFGFGGTNATIVMKKLEA
- a CDS encoding DUF3303 domain-containing protein; the encoded protein is MLFMVIEHFDQARVKEIYARFHEKGRMIPDGLTYVDSWISADFARCFQVMQCDDVTKLQEWVLAWGDLARFEIVPLASSKDTAAAVKKHL